DNA sequence from the Bombus huntii isolate Logan2020A chromosome 7, iyBomHunt1.1, whole genome shotgun sequence genome:
ACGTTTTCTTACACACGCAAGCCAATATAAAACAgagtacaaaataaaataaaaccgGAACAAAGAAAACGAAACAGAGCTGGTGTATTTATCGAAAGACTATTTTCTCGTGGATTTGAACAGGACTTTTCTTAAATCATTTTCTTATGGCGTCCAGATAGCAAAAAGGAACAAAGTAATAGAAAAGGATTAGCGGATATCGGTGATCttaaagaaaatagaatactATAGACATTAGTAGGACGTCAGGCGGATTATGTACGACACGTATACGTGCTCcatgtgtatgtgtgtgtgtatgtatatgtgcAATTTGACTCACGAATATTAGATTAGGATTCGATTAGTTTAcgttaatacaatttttggcGAATGCATTCGTGTAATAGTATGACTCATGAGTGTGCTAACAACTTATTCGGATTATTCTTTCTCTTATTCGTATGTCATAACAGAGTGGTTAAAAGTAAATCCCTTCAAAACCGTGAAAGTGTAGGTTTTCGATAAGTAACGTGTACGATGAGATATTTTCGAGAGTCAACGAATGGCTATGTCTCTACCGCTCATATGTTTATGCTTTACCAACACACTTGGTAAGGATATACGATACACCACGTGGAAtacaaaagtataaaataatggACAAGGGACGATGGAGTGTTACTTTTGTAAGAGGATCATTCTTTTCCGTGATTGCAAATGGATGGTATCGAATCGAACGGAGATCAGCTGAGcatatagaaataacaacagtGAAACAAAGTTCAATCGTTTAATTGAGAAATTATTGTAAACTATTGTAAAACgtacaatatattataaacataaaataaaaaggtaATTTGTATACGTTACTATGTAATGTTTATAGAAATGGAAACTATCTCaagagaatttttttttaatatttgtagaaaTCACTACCCAAAAGAATTTGCAAATCATAATGAAAGAGGAAGTACAAacatttagaaaattaaaataaatcttgTCAAATTAAACCTTTACCTTTTGAGAATAttctatcattatattataccCGTttccaaaagaaaaaaaaacggatgaaatttctttatatattGCCAATAAATGTTatgaacaaaaataaaaaataacaattatttttcaaatttttacgaaaaatatcAGCGAGAAAAAGTGAacctttttttaaataagaaatagtgATTAGTAAAATCTAAAGATTTCATCCTtctgaaaaatgaaattagtaaaaaatataaatatctttatatattctagttacgaataaccaaacaaagaaaaaaatctGTTTTTTAAAAACGCATTTTAAAAACATTGAGGTTGATTAATTCCCataaattaaagaaacatacgatatatatttaactgaataaaaaaattttacatGTGGTTTAGTGTGTTATCACTATATTATAGTGATGTGAAAACGTACTgcaaatatacaattttaattttgaataattacaaatttatctCTCTTACGATGTATggaatattacaaaatatttcttatcgtTGTCATAAATGTTAATCCATTTGGACCGATGAAGATTTGTAAAACAGAACTATCGCGCATAATTCATCTTGATGTTGAAATTTAAAACCTACGCTGCCCTTCAGTTATgtatttagttactattaaAATCCTCCAAATATTTACTATATCGACGATATCAATGtgattttatatacaataaagAATCGAATACGcacaaaattttaaaatattttctatggCCTTCTTAAGATAGCTTTCGTAATAAAGcaatacatttatataaaagataaaaaaaaaacatttttacaaaaaaatatcTCGGTTGATATTGATATCTCGCTCATTCCACTGATtaggattttttaatgttgtagaaattaaaatttttaacaatacaTACATTTCTCCTATACATAAAACCGCCGCTCGGTTACTGCTTAAAACAAACCTAAttcttatcattttttatagtTTATTGGCATATCTTCTTGTTGGATTTGGATGTTATTCTATCCGGCAACAAATATTGACACATACTTTGCAACGAATGCACAGTTATAGACACAATAATTCACTCTAATGGTATCGACAGTTCTTTGCGAATATCTCGGAAATTAAGATCGAGCGCAGGTTTCACGTACAGGAAAAAgttgttaaaaattttaatttctatataaataataataatgtattaaatattaatattaatattaaatatattactaaatatacttaagatattaaaaaatcgaaatattaatattaaatatattactaaatatacttaagatattaaaaaatcgaaATCAGATAGGATTAAATATTGATGATTATCGATTTCATTTGTTCTTGcaataaaatgaatataaactcattaattttttgttatacAGAGTGtaaattaacaatattctATCATACACAGACGTCCGCTTTAAAAATTATGTTATTctaaatgaataattaatagtaattaacaattttcccagaaaaaattaatgtGATGGAAATTCATGGAACATTgaaatcttttaatattttattacatattacgatTTAAATACAAAACTTTATCTTAGTCTAATATTAAAATGTCAATttatcaaaagaaaaaaattctaGGACATACGTTGAAGACAAACTTAAAAAAGATGACCCTTCGTATGAgtccaaaatatttaaagtctGTAGTaagatttcattttatataacCCAAGAAATCTCTCTGTCTTAGTTAGCTGGTGATATAACAATATGTAATTTGAGCATATCTTTATTTGGACCTACTAGAAAAGGAGATGTATTTTCCGAGACGGAACCCTGCTGCGGGTTAAGTTCCTCAAACGGTAAAAGATCGTCCAAATTAAGAACACGTTCTTTTTTACTAAATCTGTGAATAATTTCTGTTACTCTTGCAATATGTTCAACGCCATCCTGTAAACCATATATTAAAACACCTATTTTTACACGCATATCAGCATTACTATTTACAGATGGATCCTTACAGGTGAGTGATAATCTAACTGAACGTTTCACATGTTCGGGCATTTCTACGGTTCCTTGCCACACTATTAAGAAAAACTTTTTAAACCAAACACCTTTTGGATATATATCTACAACCCATTCACACGCGCGGTCACCAGCATACTCTGCTAAACACGAATGACTTGAAAATACGAGCGTTCTGGTGTGATAAGAGGGTAAACCATGAAAATTTTCTATCGTAAGTAATGAACTACAGGTGTCTATAGTGTATAATCTTGGTTCAAAAAGTAATGCACCATCTTCTTCGTTTAAACTTACTTCTTTAACTTTATCCAGCTGACCAGAATGAAATGACATTCCTATAGACATCCGTTCTACAAAGaattctttgtattttttcgttaaaggaaataaaagtaattctGCTAATTGTCGAGGAGACATCATTGGAAATCTAACAGGAGACATCACAGCTATTACCAATTGTTCTAACGTAGCTTCTAATTCGTCGTGCGACAATTGACTTTTCAACCGATTTGCCTGATGATCCAACCAAGATTCTAAACATTTGTATAATGTCATTTCATCCTTTACCACTAAACTACTTTGATGTAGCAACGATACTAAAATATCTAAATCAAAATTTCCAAAGTCTGCAGTTCTGGCCACCAATTCCAAATTCCacttaataaaattttgacATGCTTGAGTAATATTGTGATGACCACAATTTGACGTATACTGTAACCATGATACTAGAGTGCCGTGTATGGCAGCTAATGCAATATGATTTTGCATATAATCAAGGCACAATGATATTAAATCCTTAACATTATACTTATCGGCTAAAGATAATATTGGTAGAACAACTCCATAATTAATTCTTATTTGACCAGTATAAAAGTACCGCAAAAACTCACTAAATATAGGTACACATTGTGGCGTTTCTTGGAGGGTTACTCTACTTTCCTGTGACTCACTCCACTGAGGACTCATTAACATTACCTGcaataagaaaaattagagTATATGTTGAAATGTTAGCTATACcaaaaaagataataataaatataacgttaggtaattatgtaaaatttcatCGGCTTCGATGACTTTGAAGTATATCGACAACATTTTAACTaacttttttctatatatatatatattttatatatatatatatatataaccaTTGCTCAATTTCCGAAAAGTTTACAAAAAACTTCAGTTAAATTTAGGTTTGAGTTACACTACGTTTTTGTGAAGACAATTGTGTGGCGGTGAccgtatttttaaaatataagtgaCCCGCAGGCAGCGACCAATAGTGATGCTGTCACAGACCCAAAACTATGctcaaaattcaattaatACGGACAGATTTCGCGAATATCTTGGAAAGTAAGGTCGACCAAcgtttatatgtataaaaagatGTTCTAAATGTTGATTTCTATAACATATTCAAAAAAACACCGAATATAACATATTCAAAAAATTCCGAACTCGGAGAGAACGGAAATCGTCAAGAATCTATAAACACCACAGCTGTGACACAATGTTAGCAGTGATCACTAACACGCAATTTCAATTAGATGCTactgaaaatatttgtattttggTCAAATCACCTatataatcattttttattattattcgattTGGGGATAAAAACTcagaatatttattaaaacaatgaGAACCCGTATGTATCATACTGAAAAGGATATAAACTGTAgcaaatgaaaaatacaaagaagGAAAACACAAATTATTAACATGTACAATATGATGTATGAATACATATATAGTGAATAAAATAATCTCTACAGCAAAAGAAATTTGGAGCTGTCCTTGGCATATCTCTTTTAGCAATTCGAAACCATGCCTTTTCGTAGATTACTATCTTCAGGAACGGTACatttctgatatttttattgaatcaTTCTGACATTGTGGAACAAAAGccatttataatttcttttttcatgaACTTCCATAGCGTTTATTAGATTCACAATCAGGAAATCATTCTCACTTTGTGTTGACTTGTACATATTGCAGACGACGCGACTGACTTGTGACGTCACGCGTTCTTGGAGTAAATTCGGTAAGCGATCGAAAATGTTcggttttattaatttttaattgcttataactcttttatttttaataattcaaaaaaaAGATACGAGTTTAAAATGTTTGCTTTCTGAATCCATTTAcataataaatcaaatttacaTAATCTTTATTTTGCTACAATGTAAAGGTTGTTAATGAATTAGTTAAAaatcttttgtaatttaatgaGCCCAAACATACTATCAGTCggtctattttaaataaggtGACTGTTTGGtgatcttttttttataatgttcTCAACACATTTTGAATACAAATAAAGTCAGATAGAAAAACATAGTAGTGCaatgtaaaatgtaatttgTCCTCAACTCAGttgtattttgaaaattcttgtTAGATATGCCAAAgttaatcatttttaatatatgagtgaaataagaaatatgtCAACCTATCATTATTTGGCACAATATACGTattttataagtaaattaaattccactacataatatttactttactgctaaaatttaattacatgGATAagtatttatatcatatgtaCAAAATACGTTATTAAATTAGTGTTATCACCTAAAAGAAAGTAACTatacagaaagaaaaaaatcaaCAAATTATAACAACATTTCGCCATAAAAAGCTTtgatttcaaataaaatgataaatatacattgaatatatgtatataacacCATTGTACTTATGTCTGAATTAAGTTGTATCtataaattacttttattactTTATCATACTAAATGATGaagaatgaataataaaacagAAGTACCTTCCACTTAAAAACTTActgtttattaataaaaaaatttgctagaacaaaattttaatggTCTACCAacataattatattcaatACGTTTATATCTTTTGGAATATACTAAATATACTgaatgaattattaatatcaatttaCATGAGGAAAATGTTACTTTATActaatttactttttttaataaaatcatatTCTTTTAAGTTACATTACCAGTTT
Encoded proteins:
- the LOC126867482 gene encoding BTB/POZ domain-containing protein 17 isoform X2, translating into MLMSPQWSESQESRVTLQETPQCVPIFSEFLRYFYTGQIRINYGVVLPILSLADKYNVKDLISLCLDYMQNHIALAAIHGTLVSWLQYTSNCGHHNITQACQNFIKWNLELVARTADFGNFDLDILVSLLHQSSLVVKDEMTLYKCLESWLDHQANRLKSQLSHDELEATLEQLVIAVMSPVRFPMMSPRQLAELLLFPLTKKYKEFFVERMSIGMSFHSGQLDKVKEVSLNEEDGALLFEPRLYTIDTCSSLLTIENFHGLPSYHTRTLVFSSHSCLAEYAGDRACEWVVDIYPKGVWFKKFFLIVWQGTVEMPEHVKRSVRLSLTCKDPSVNSNADMRVKIGVLIYGLQDGVEHIARVTEIIHRFSKKERVLNLDDLLPFEELNPQQGSVSENTSPFLVGPNKDMLKLHIVISPAN
- the LOC126867482 gene encoding BTB/POZ domain-containing protein 17 isoform X1, whose product is MTGSSKMDTNKETEESSNVPNNVGNSESPDSIEVDNSRTVLLKIATLYAERLMNDICLVVNGIEYPAHRLILCASSDVFQVMLMSPQWSESQESRVTLQETPQCVPIFSEFLRYFYTGQIRINYGVVLPILSLADKYNVKDLISLCLDYMQNHIALAAIHGTLVSWLQYTSNCGHHNITQACQNFIKWNLELVARTADFGNFDLDILVSLLHQSSLVVKDEMTLYKCLESWLDHQANRLKSQLSHDELEATLEQLVIAVMSPVRFPMMSPRQLAELLLFPLTKKYKEFFVERMSIGMSFHSGQLDKVKEVSLNEEDGALLFEPRLYTIDTCSSLLTIENFHGLPSYHTRTLVFSSHSCLAEYAGDRACEWVVDIYPKGVWFKKFFLIVWQGTVEMPEHVKRSVRLSLTCKDPSVNSNADMRVKIGVLIYGLQDGVEHIARVTEIIHRFSKKERVLNLDDLLPFEELNPQQGSVSENTSPFLVGPNKDMLKLHIVISPAN
- the LOC126867482 gene encoding BTB/POZ domain-containing protein 17 isoform X3 is translated as MTGSSKMDTNKETEESSNVPNNVGNSESPDSIEVDNSRTVLLKIATLYAERLMNDICLVVNGIEYPAHRLILCASSDVFQVMLMSPQWSESQESRVTLQETPQCVPIFSEFLRYFYTGQIRINYGVVLPILSLADKYNVKDLISLCLDYMQNHIALAAIHGTLVSWLQYTSNCGHHNITQACQNFIKWNLELVARTADFGNFDLDILVSLLHQSSLVVKDEMTLYKCLESWLDHQANRLKSQLSHDELEATLEQLVIAVMSPVRFPMMSPRQLAELLLFPLTKKYKEFFVERMSIGMSFHSGQLDKVKEVSLNEEDGALLFEPRLYTIDTCSSLLTIENFHGLPSYHTRTLVFSSHSCLAEYAGDRACEWVVDIYPKGVWFKKFFLIVWQGTVEMPEHVKRSVRLSLT